The segment GGCGGAGCTGGAGCTCATCGAAACGCAAAGGCGCATCCAGCAGCAGGTCAAGGAGGAAATCGACCGCAACCAGCGGGAGTACTTCCTGCGGGAGCAGATGAAGGCCATCCAGCGGGAGCTCCACGGCGAGGAAGGGGCGGAAGAGGTGGAGGAGTTCCGCAGAAAGGTGGAGGAACTCAACCTGCCCCCCGTGGTGCGGCAGGAGGTGGAGCGGGAGCTCAACCGCTTCGCTCGCATGCACCCCGATTCCGCCGAGGCCAGCGTCATCCGCACTTACCTGGACTGGATCGTGAACCTGCCCTGGAACACCCGCACCGAGGACAACCTGGATCTAAACCGGGCCAAGGAGATCCTGGAAAGGGACCACTACGGCCTGGAGAAGGTGAAGGACCGGGTCCTGGAGTACCTGGCGGTGCGGAAGCTCAAGGCGGAGCGGGCCAAGCGGGGGGAAATCCCACCGGACGAGGTGAACAAGGGGCCCATCCTCCTCTTCGTGGGGCCTCCTGGAGTGGGGAAGACCTCCATCGCCAAGAGTATCGCCGAGGCCCTGGGCCGCAAGTACGTGCGGATCTCTTTAGGTGGCGTGCGGGATGAATCCGACATCCGGGGGCACCGACGCACCTACATCGGGGCCATGCCGGGGCGCATCGTCCAAGGCCTGCGCCAGGCAGGCACCAAGAACCCCGTCTTTCTCCTGGACGAGGTGGACAAGCTGGGCATCTCCTACCAGGGGGACCCGGCGGCGGCGCTTTTGGAGGTTCTGGATCCCGCCCAGAACAAGGAGTTCGTGGACCACTACCTGGGGGTGCCCTTTGACCTCTCCGAGGTGATGTTCATCTGCACCGCCAACTTCCCCCAGAACATCCCCGCCCCCCTCTGGGACCGGATGGAGGCCATCGAGTTCACCAGCTACATCGAGCAGGAAAAGCTGGAGATCGCCAAGCGTTACCTCCTGCCCCGGCAGATGCGGGAAACCGGCCTTACCGAGGGCCAGGTGGTGATCACGGAAGCAGCCCTCATGCGCCTCATCACCCACTACACCCGGGAGGCGGGGGTGCGCCAGCTGGAGCGGGAGATCGGCTCCCTTTTGCGCAAGGCGGCCCGGCAGATCCTGGAGGAGGGCAAGCGGCGGGTGCGCATCACGGAGAAGGACCTGGAGCGGTACCTGGGCCCGCCCCGCTACTTGCCGGAAACCGAGGCCCGCGAGCCCCAGGTGGGGGTGGCCACGGGCATGTACTACACCCCGGTGGGGGGAGACATCATGTTCGTGGAGGTTTCCGTGATGCCCGGCAAGGGAAACCTGATCCTCACCGGGCAGCTTGGGGATGTGATG is part of the Thermus caldilimi genome and harbors:
- the lon gene encoding endopeptidase La, with translation MLPETLPVCPVRGSVIYPTMVMPIDAGRPVSIRAIDEALARERVLLIVSQKDKEVENPKPSDLYEVGTACNILKMRKNPDGSVQVLVQAFARVRVREWLDLGDHLEAKGEVLSDEPADPTLVKALVREVKDKFQALLKEGKYLAPEVAQFVLNLEDPSQLADYIAFHMDFRLEDKQRVLETPNVAERLKRVLVLLEAELELIETQRRIQQQVKEEIDRNQREYFLREQMKAIQRELHGEEGAEEVEEFRRKVEELNLPPVVRQEVERELNRFARMHPDSAEASVIRTYLDWIVNLPWNTRTEDNLDLNRAKEILERDHYGLEKVKDRVLEYLAVRKLKAERAKRGEIPPDEVNKGPILLFVGPPGVGKTSIAKSIAEALGRKYVRISLGGVRDESDIRGHRRTYIGAMPGRIVQGLRQAGTKNPVFLLDEVDKLGISYQGDPAAALLEVLDPAQNKEFVDHYLGVPFDLSEVMFICTANFPQNIPAPLWDRMEAIEFTSYIEQEKLEIAKRYLLPRQMRETGLTEGQVVITEAALMRLITHYTREAGVRQLEREIGSLLRKAARQILEEGKRRVRITEKDLERYLGPPRYLPETEAREPQVGVATGMYYTPVGGDIMFVEVSVMPGKGNLILTGQLGDVMKESARAALSYAKRNAERFGIPLKRFEESDIHIHVPAGAIPKEGPSAGVAIVSALVSALTEVPVRHDIAMTGEITLTGRVLPIGGVKEKVLGARRAGIREVILPKQNEPDLADIPKPLRQNMTFHFVEHLDQVLDLSLVGGLKALEHRAREAKRSRARSKKEVVAHA